In one Musa acuminata AAA Group cultivar baxijiao chromosome BXJ2-5, Cavendish_Baxijiao_AAA, whole genome shotgun sequence genomic region, the following are encoded:
- the LOC135611530 gene encoding uncharacterized protein LOC135611530 produces the protein MLTPCTYAPEPPSAGVEVPGAGAGVGVLLGLGDGDDDGDVDGAGAPVGVDDGVGEGVETGGGVAGVAAGGVAGGGVATGGGVAGGGVETGGGVAGGGVATGGGEEAGGGDDAVGGVAVVDGGIAVGEEAGDWAMQVARRAKEMTRARAGAWDAIARLPSLELPLCVVKSCGEEALVLGLMRLKSGEFRR, from the coding sequence ATGCTGACTCCGTGCACGTACGCCCCGGAACCGCCGTCGGCCGGAGTCGAGGTACCCGGCGCCGGCGCTGGTGTCGGAGTCTTGCTGGGACTAGGAGATGGAGACGACGACGGGGACGTCGATGGAGCCGGCGCCCCTGTTGGAGTCGACGACGGGGTCGGGGAAGGAGTGGAAACGGGAGGTGGGGTCGCCGGCGTTGCGGCGGGGGGCGTGGCTGGCGGCGGGGTGGCGACGGGAGGAGGCGTGGCTGGTGGCGGCGTGGAGACCGGAGGAGGGGTGGCTGGCGGCGGCGTGGCGACCGGAGGAGGCGAGGAGGCGGGAGGTGGGGATGACGCGGTCGGAGGTGTCGCGGTGGTGGACGGGGGCATCGCGGTGGGGGAGGAGGCCGGGGATTGGGCGATGCAGGTGGCGAGGAGGGCGAAGGAGATGACTAGAGCCAGAGCTGGCGCATGGGATGCCATTGCTCGCCTGCCTTCTCTTGAACTTCCTCTCTGTGTGGTGAAGAGCTGTGGCGAGGAAGCGCTTGTGCTTGGGTTGATGAGACTGAAGAGTGGGGAATTTCGGAGGTAA
- the LOC135612515 gene encoding uncharacterized protein LOC135612515 isoform X1: MRETDGKGGPFVAVRRVSQGPPRGSGCRSSPAEVVTGSTAWIGRGLSCVCAQRRDNNTRLLFDLTPSQEECLRRLQSRIDVAYDSSKKEHQEALWALWYAAYPGVELYGIISDQWKEMGWQGKDPSTDFRGGGFISLENLLFFAKNYPKSFQDLLQKREGVRAMWEYPFAVAGVNITFMLIQMLDLQAAKPTSMMASVFLKLLSENERAFDVLYCMSFKMMDQQWLAMRASYMDFNLVMKSTRRQLEQELLLEDIQRIEDMPSYSLLKR, from the exons ATGCGGGAGACGGACGGAAAAGGCGGGCCGTTCGTGGCGGTGAGGAGGGTGTCGCAGGGGCCGCCTCGAGGGAGCGGATGCCGCTCGTCGCCTG CTGAGGTTGTAACAGGATCAACAGCTTGGATTGGACGAGGCCTGTCATGCGTTTGTGCCCAAAGACGAGATAACAATACTCGTCTATTATTTGATCTGACACCTTCACAG GAGGAATGCTTGCGAAGATTACAGAGCCGAATAGATGTTGCGTATGATAGTTCAAAGAAAGAGCATCAG GAAGCTTTGTGGGCCCTTTGGTATGCTGCTTATCCTGGGGTCGAACTCTATGGTATAATATCTGACCAGTGGAAGGAAATGGGATGGCAAGGAAAAGATCCCTCTACTGATTTCAG AGGAGGTGGTTTCATATCTTTGGAAAATCTGTTATTCTTTGCCAAGAACTATCCT AAATCTTTCCAGGATCTTCTGCAAAAGCGGGAAGGCGTCAGAGCCATGTGGGAGTATCCATTTGCTGTTGCTGGTGTAAATATTACATTCATGCTCATACAGATGCTTGATCTTCAAGCTG CCAAACCAACATCAATGATGGCATCAGTTTTCTTGAAGCTACTTTCAG AAAACGAGCGAGCTTTCGATGTGTTGTACTGCATGTCTTTCAAGATGATGGACCAGCAATGGCTCGCAATGCGCGCCTCCTACATGGACTTCAAT TTGGTCATGAAGTCGACACGCCGTCAGCTTGAACAAGAGCTTCTACTGGAAGACATCCAACGAATCGAGGACATGCCTTCCTACAGCCTCCTTAAACGTTAG
- the LOC135612515 gene encoding uncharacterized protein LOC135612515 isoform X2: MRETDGKGGPFVAVRRVSQGPPRGSGCRSSPGSTAWIGRGLSCVCAQRRDNNTRLLFDLTPSQEECLRRLQSRIDVAYDSSKKEHQEALWALWYAAYPGVELYGIISDQWKEMGWQGKDPSTDFRGGGFISLENLLFFAKNYPKSFQDLLQKREGVRAMWEYPFAVAGVNITFMLIQMLDLQAAKPTSMMASVFLKLLSENERAFDVLYCMSFKMMDQQWLAMRASYMDFNLVMKSTRRQLEQELLLEDIQRIEDMPSYSLLKR; encoded by the exons ATGCGGGAGACGGACGGAAAAGGCGGGCCGTTCGTGGCGGTGAGGAGGGTGTCGCAGGGGCCGCCTCGAGGGAGCGGATGCCGCTCGTCGCCTG GATCAACAGCTTGGATTGGACGAGGCCTGTCATGCGTTTGTGCCCAAAGACGAGATAACAATACTCGTCTATTATTTGATCTGACACCTTCACAG GAGGAATGCTTGCGAAGATTACAGAGCCGAATAGATGTTGCGTATGATAGTTCAAAGAAAGAGCATCAG GAAGCTTTGTGGGCCCTTTGGTATGCTGCTTATCCTGGGGTCGAACTCTATGGTATAATATCTGACCAGTGGAAGGAAATGGGATGGCAAGGAAAAGATCCCTCTACTGATTTCAG AGGAGGTGGTTTCATATCTTTGGAAAATCTGTTATTCTTTGCCAAGAACTATCCT AAATCTTTCCAGGATCTTCTGCAAAAGCGGGAAGGCGTCAGAGCCATGTGGGAGTATCCATTTGCTGTTGCTGGTGTAAATATTACATTCATGCTCATACAGATGCTTGATCTTCAAGCTG CCAAACCAACATCAATGATGGCATCAGTTTTCTTGAAGCTACTTTCAG AAAACGAGCGAGCTTTCGATGTGTTGTACTGCATGTCTTTCAAGATGATGGACCAGCAATGGCTCGCAATGCGCGCCTCCTACATGGACTTCAAT TTGGTCATGAAGTCGACACGCCGTCAGCTTGAACAAGAGCTTCTACTGGAAGACATCCAACGAATCGAGGACATGCCTTCCTACAGCCTCCTTAAACGTTAG
- the LOC135612515 gene encoding uncharacterized protein LOC135612515 isoform X3, whose amino-acid sequence MRETDGKGGPFVAVRRVSQGPPRGSGCRSSPAEVVTGSTAWIGRGLSCVCAQRRDNNTRLLFDLTPSQEECLRRLQSRIDVAYDSSKKEHQEALWALWYAAYPGVELYGIISDQWKEMGWQGKDPSTDFRGGGFISLENLLFFAKNYPKSFQDLLQKREGVRAMWEYPFAVAGVNITFMLIQMLDLQAGLCSTDHNSQTNINDGISFLEATFRKRASFRCVVLHVFQDDGPAMARNARLLHGLQFGHEVDTPSA is encoded by the exons ATGCGGGAGACGGACGGAAAAGGCGGGCCGTTCGTGGCGGTGAGGAGGGTGTCGCAGGGGCCGCCTCGAGGGAGCGGATGCCGCTCGTCGCCTG CTGAGGTTGTAACAGGATCAACAGCTTGGATTGGACGAGGCCTGTCATGCGTTTGTGCCCAAAGACGAGATAACAATACTCGTCTATTATTTGATCTGACACCTTCACAG GAGGAATGCTTGCGAAGATTACAGAGCCGAATAGATGTTGCGTATGATAGTTCAAAGAAAGAGCATCAG GAAGCTTTGTGGGCCCTTTGGTATGCTGCTTATCCTGGGGTCGAACTCTATGGTATAATATCTGACCAGTGGAAGGAAATGGGATGGCAAGGAAAAGATCCCTCTACTGATTTCAG AGGAGGTGGTTTCATATCTTTGGAAAATCTGTTATTCTTTGCCAAGAACTATCCT AAATCTTTCCAGGATCTTCTGCAAAAGCGGGAAGGCGTCAGAGCCATGTGGGAGTATCCATTTGCTGTTGCTGGTGTAAATATTACATTCATGCTCATACAGATGCTTGATCTTCAAGCTGGTTTGTGCTCTACTGATCATAATAG CCAAACCAACATCAATGATGGCATCAGTTTTCTTGAAGCTACTTTCAG AAAACGAGCGAGCTTTCGATGTGTTGTACTGCATGTCTTTCAAGATGATGGACCAGCAATGGCTCGCAATGCGCGCCTCCTACATGGACTTCAAT TTGGTCATGAAGTCGACACGCCGTCAGCTTGA